One Pseudomonas muyukensis DNA segment encodes these proteins:
- a CDS encoding esterase-like activity of phytase family protein, giving the protein MMRLLLAACLALCALQAQADSWPELKLSGEHVVEGMRGGNLSGLAFCRGALWAVSDRDDDRIYRLDQEPGAWRAQPLTFTPPEAPDTGLPWGLKSRNWAASYIRGGALDFEGITCDQAGTILIVSEAHAAVLQLPVEGEPDWLRIDQAMVRQARASGMLLHFNALFEGLAINPAGDRLWLAAERERRGLLSVQRQQSVWTCGRSCVLLSEAGVEMQPPQFPGARPVARDFADLAWFEGKLYTLERNAYRICRRDVDSGAVERCWSFAAEALQDSRRYDQAYGLTEALVIDKDGAWIGVDNNDRPRADGETRPVVWRFAAPQGGWSAKP; this is encoded by the coding sequence TTGATGCGTCTGCTGCTGGCGGCCTGCCTGGCGTTGTGCGCCCTGCAGGCCCAGGCGGACAGCTGGCCGGAGCTCAAGCTGAGCGGCGAGCACGTGGTCGAAGGCATGCGCGGTGGCAACCTGTCGGGCCTGGCGTTCTGCCGTGGTGCGTTGTGGGCGGTGTCCGACCGCGACGACGACCGCATCTACCGGCTCGACCAGGAGCCCGGCGCCTGGCGTGCCCAGCCGCTGACCTTCACCCCGCCCGAGGCGCCGGACACCGGCCTGCCCTGGGGGCTGAAGTCGCGCAACTGGGCGGCGTCCTATATCCGCGGTGGCGCGCTGGACTTCGAAGGCATCACCTGTGACCAGGCCGGCACTATCCTGATCGTCAGCGAGGCCCACGCCGCGGTGCTGCAACTGCCGGTGGAGGGCGAGCCGGACTGGCTGCGCATCGATCAGGCCATGGTCCGCCAGGCACGCGCCAGCGGCATGCTGCTGCACTTCAATGCGTTGTTCGAAGGCCTGGCGATCAACCCGGCGGGCGACCGCCTGTGGCTGGCTGCCGAGCGCGAGCGCCGCGGGCTGTTGTCGGTGCAGCGCCAGCAGTCGGTGTGGACCTGCGGGCGCAGTTGCGTGCTGCTCAGCGAGGCCGGGGTCGAGATGCAGCCGCCGCAGTTTCCCGGCGCGCGTCCGGTAGCGCGGGATTTCGCCGACCTGGCCTGGTTCGAGGGCAAGCTGTACACCCTCGAGCGCAATGCCTACCGCATCTGCCGGCGTGACGTCGACAGCGGCGCGGTGGAGCGCTGCTGGTCGTTCGCCGCCGAGGCATTGCAGGACAGCCGGCGCTACGACCAGGCGTACGGCCTGACCGAAGCCCTGGTGATCGACAAGGACGGGGCCTGGATCGGCGTGGACAACAACGACCGCCCGCGCGCCGACGGTGAAACCCGGCCGGTGGTCTGGCGCTTCGCCGCGCCGCAAGGTGGCTGGAGCGCCAAGCCGTGA
- a CDS encoding retropepsin-like aspartic protease family protein, giving the protein MSQPPGKRAGRILMIVAWAAAMFLATRFFGQWQDRQQNPNSVVQSEQGDGFIEVRLLSNGQGHFVADGAINGRVVHFMLDTGATDVAIPEALARDLDLARGAPVQLSTANGRTEGYRTRLDSLRLGDIHLRDVRALVVPGLDGQAVLLGMSALKQLEFTQRGGTMLLRQNLK; this is encoded by the coding sequence GTGAGCCAGCCACCGGGCAAGCGTGCGGGCAGGATATTGATGATCGTCGCCTGGGCGGCGGCGATGTTTCTTGCCACGCGCTTTTTCGGCCAGTGGCAAGACCGCCAGCAGAACCCCAATAGCGTGGTGCAGAGCGAACAGGGCGATGGTTTCATCGAAGTGCGCCTGCTGAGCAATGGCCAGGGGCATTTCGTCGCCGATGGGGCGATCAATGGCCGCGTGGTGCATTTCATGCTCGATACCGGCGCTACCGATGTGGCGATCCCCGAGGCCCTGGCCCGCGACCTGGACCTGGCCCGTGGCGCGCCGGTGCAACTAAGCACCGCCAACGGCCGCACCGAAGGCTACCGCACCCGGCTCGACAGCCTGCGCCTGGGTGACATCCACCTGCGTGACGTGCGCGCGCTGGTGGTGCCCGGCCTGGATGGCCAGGCCGTGCTGCTGGGCATGAGTGCCTTGAAACAACTTGAATTTACCCAGCGCGGCGGCACCATGCTGCTGCGCCAGAACCTGAAATGA
- a CDS encoding DUF1249 domain-containing protein, protein MEVNLLRERYRVDLVGLQSACEANYARLMRLLPDMRTTQSSRRIGMTQGDQMLGVLVLEVLLACPYTTTLKVRQEHSLPWLPVPELEVQVYHDARMAEVVSAEHTRRLRSIYPYPNTAMHQPDEKAQLNLFLGEWLSHCLACGHELEAVR, encoded by the coding sequence GTGGAAGTGAACCTGCTGCGCGAGCGCTATCGGGTCGACCTGGTCGGGCTGCAATCGGCCTGCGAGGCCAACTATGCCCGGCTGATGCGCTTGCTGCCCGACATGCGCACCACCCAGAGTTCGCGCCGCATCGGCATGACCCAGGGCGACCAGATGCTCGGCGTGCTGGTGCTCGAGGTGCTGCTGGCCTGCCCTTACACCACCACCCTCAAGGTGCGCCAGGAGCACAGCCTGCCCTGGCTGCCGGTGCCTGAGCTGGAAGTGCAGGTGTATCACGACGCGCGCATGGCCGAGGTGGTCAGCGCCGAGCACACCCGCCGCCTGCGCAGTATCTACCCGTATCCCAACACGGCGATGCACCAGCCGGACGAGAAAGCCCAGCTCAACCTGTTCCTGGGCGAATGGCTGAGCCACTGCCTGGCCTGCGGCCACGAACTCGAAGCGGTGCGCTGA
- a CDS encoding PqiC family protein, whose protein sequence is MKFLRLPFALLMTGLLGLSGCSMHQPVALYQLDSGEPGQPTQAAGMAVVLGPVSVADYLQRETFLQRQTDGSLTAATDGRWAGSLSSDIDQLLVRQLAWRLDSQRVVLAPASAGFTPDVQVLLSITRLDSGKDQPAILDAQWRVLDRRGQVRDNRIVHLEQPHAGSESAQVQAQGQLLQKLAEQLSTAVKPLANQPAIAEEAPRKQAAPVQVKKEPEKPKIPMASPIRTDMEVFRF, encoded by the coding sequence ATGAAATTTCTGCGCCTTCCATTTGCGCTGCTGATGACTGGCCTGCTGGGCCTGAGCGGGTGCAGCATGCACCAGCCGGTCGCCCTGTATCAGCTCGACAGCGGTGAGCCCGGCCAGCCGACCCAGGCGGCGGGCATGGCGGTGGTGCTTGGCCCCGTGTCGGTGGCCGACTACCTGCAACGCGAAACCTTCTTGCAGCGCCAGACCGATGGCAGCCTGACCGCGGCGACCGACGGTCGTTGGGCCGGCAGCCTTTCGTCGGATATCGACCAGTTGCTGGTGCGCCAGCTGGCGTGGCGCCTGGACAGCCAGCGCGTGGTCCTGGCACCGGCCAGCGCCGGCTTCACCCCGGACGTGCAGGTGCTGCTGTCGATCACTCGCCTGGACTCCGGCAAGGACCAGCCCGCGATCCTCGACGCCCAGTGGCGTGTGCTCGACCGCCGTGGCCAGGTGCGTGACAACCGCATCGTCCACCTCGAGCAACCACACGCCGGCAGCGAGTCGGCGCAGGTCCAGGCCCAGGGGCAATTGCTGCAAAAACTGGCCGAGCAACTGAGCACGGCGGTCAAGCCACTGGCCAACCAGCCGGCCATCGCCGAAGAGGCCCCGCGCAAGCAGGCCGCGCCGGTACAGGTGAAGAAAGAGCCGGAGAAGCCGAAGATCCCGATGGCCTCGCCGATTCGCACCGATATGGAAGTGTTCCGCTTCTGA
- the cpdA gene encoding 3',5'-cyclic-AMP phosphodiesterase has translation MPQPPHFPSPVHVVQLTDAHLFADPAGTLLGLNTRASLGHVVGQVRREQPRIDLLLCTGDLSQDASGESYAAFRELTSTLGAPARWLPGNHDEARIMAEVAPELVQAVTDIGAWRIVMLDSAVVGATFGLLADDQLVVLDQALNGAGERHCLVCCHHQPVDIGCAWIAPIGLRNADELLQRLRGYPQVKALLWGHIHQEWDEVRDGIRFLATPSTCIQFAPRSEEFKVSEEQPGYRWLRLHADGRLETGVERSRDFEVKLDFDSPGY, from the coding sequence TTGCCGCAGCCACCCCATTTCCCGTCACCCGTCCATGTGGTGCAACTGACCGACGCCCACCTGTTCGCCGACCCGGCGGGCACCTTGTTGGGCCTCAATACCCGCGCCAGCCTCGGGCACGTGGTCGGCCAGGTTCGCCGCGAACAACCGCGCATCGACCTGCTGCTGTGCACGGGCGATCTTTCCCAGGATGCCAGCGGCGAATCCTACGCAGCCTTTCGCGAGCTGACGTCGACGCTCGGCGCGCCAGCGCGTTGGCTGCCGGGTAACCATGACGAGGCGCGGATCATGGCCGAGGTGGCGCCGGAACTGGTGCAGGCAGTGACCGATATCGGTGCCTGGCGCATCGTCATGCTCGACTCGGCAGTGGTCGGCGCCACCTTCGGCCTGTTGGCCGATGACCAGTTGGTCGTGCTGGACCAGGCGCTGAACGGTGCGGGCGAGCGCCATTGCCTGGTGTGCTGCCATCACCAGCCGGTGGATATCGGCTGTGCCTGGATCGCGCCGATCGGTTTGCGCAACGCTGATGAGCTATTGCAGCGCCTGCGCGGTTATCCACAGGTGAAGGCGCTGCTTTGGGGGCATATTCACCAGGAGTGGGACGAGGTGCGCGACGGCATCCGTTTTCTCGCCACGCCTTCGACCTGCATCCAGTTTGCGCCGCGCAGCGAGGAGTTCAAGGTGAGCGAAGAACAGCCGGGCTACCGCTGGCTGCGCCTGCATGCCGACGGACGGTTGGAGACCGGAGTGGAGCGGTCGCGCGATTTCGAGGTGAAGCTGGATTTCGACAGCCCGGGCTACTGA
- a CDS encoding YqiA/YcfP family alpha/beta fold hydrolase, translated as MSGSILYIHGFNSSPLSTKARQLEAVMQRLGLAEQLRVPALHHHPRQAIAQLEAAIGELGAPLLVGSSLGGYYATHLAERHGLKALLVNPAVAPHRLFDGYLGTQRNLYTDEAWELTHDHVDALAELEVPPPQDAARYQVWLQTADETLDYRQAERYYRACALRIQAAGDHSYQGFARQLPALLAFAGIARGQYAALDFSVF; from the coding sequence ATGTCGGGTTCCATCCTCTATATCCATGGCTTCAACAGCTCGCCGCTGTCGACCAAGGCACGCCAGCTCGAAGCGGTGATGCAGCGGCTCGGCCTGGCCGAGCAACTGCGCGTCCCGGCGCTGCACCATCACCCGCGCCAGGCTATCGCCCAGCTGGAGGCAGCCATCGGTGAGCTGGGCGCGCCGCTGCTGGTCGGCAGCTCCCTTGGCGGCTACTATGCCACCCATCTTGCCGAGCGCCACGGGCTCAAGGCTTTGCTGGTCAACCCGGCGGTGGCCCCGCACCGGCTGTTCGACGGCTACCTCGGCACCCAGCGCAACCTTTATACCGACGAGGCCTGGGAGCTGACCCACGACCACGTGGACGCCCTGGCCGAGCTGGAAGTGCCGCCGCCCCAGGATGCCGCGCGCTATCAAGTGTGGTTGCAGACCGCCGATGAAACCCTGGACTATCGCCAGGCCGAGCGCTATTACCGTGCCTGCGCCTTGCGTATCCAGGCCGCAGGCGACCACAGCTACCAGGGCTTCGCCAGGCAATTGCCGGCCCTGCTGGCCTTCGCCGGTATTGCCCGCGGGCAGTATGCGGCGCTGGATTTTTCTGTATTTTGA
- a CDS encoding NUDIX domain-containing protein: protein MTDTFNPAPTQIDIVRREPLFKGFYKLDKVHLRHELFAGGMSREFTRELFVRHDAVCVLPYDPQRDEVVLIEQFRVGAVGKIDNPWLIEMVAGLIDKDEQPEEVAHREAEEEAGLSFSALWPMTKYFPSPGGSDEYVHLFLGRCVSQGAGGLHGLEEESEDIRVRVWSFEDALQAVRDGRICNAAAIIGLQWLALNRDEVRGMWK from the coding sequence ATGACGGACACGTTCAATCCAGCGCCCACCCAGATCGACATCGTTCGGCGTGAGCCACTGTTCAAGGGCTTCTACAAGCTCGACAAGGTTCATTTGCGCCACGAATTGTTCGCCGGCGGCATGAGCCGCGAATTCACCCGCGAGCTGTTCGTGCGCCATGACGCGGTGTGCGTGCTGCCCTACGACCCGCAGCGCGACGAAGTGGTGCTGATCGAGCAGTTCCGTGTTGGGGCCGTGGGCAAGATCGACAATCCGTGGCTGATCGAGATGGTCGCCGGCCTGATCGACAAGGACGAGCAGCCCGAAGAAGTCGCCCACCGCGAAGCCGAGGAAGAAGCCGGCCTGAGCTTTTCGGCGCTGTGGCCAATGACCAAGTACTTCCCGTCACCGGGCGGCAGCGACGAGTACGTCCACCTGTTCCTGGGCCGCTGCGTCAGCCAGGGCGCCGGTGGCCTGCATGGCCTGGAAGAAGAGAGCGAGGACATTCGCGTGCGCGTGTGGTCGTTCGAGGATGCCCTGCAGGCCGTGCGCGATGGGCGCATCTGCAACGCCGCGGCGATCATCGGCCTGCAATGGCTGGCGCTCAACCGTGATGAAGTCCGAGGTATGTGGAAGTGA
- a CDS encoding histidine kinase, with amino-acid sequence MNRPTPVKPDNFFLMIYRALSQRRIPLALRIASHNIFLVALALVIYACVMGLQFKQAMHEQADAVGQSLTTQTATSATELLVSNDILSLNVLLGNLVKNPLVAHAAIYSVDSRILAEAGQRPRNSLLGEAEGVYQTKITFQDVTAGQLRISLDMSQFQQPMLISLQSMGILAAILLALALTLSLRLGRFISTPLLQLRVWLRDPHPYTPAIDRQDEIGDLARQLHARLAPPPPPEPEIEDEEDDFDDLPAAKPAPRATAVAQPQSQAQEDDDDAFADLMDAQSEPAKPAVVEPDEPQHSAVLAVQLGSQEQLRRLPRTRLTELLERYRDCLDQAASLYEGEIHTLNDGSTLLLFHSRDSGEDYLTNAICCGELLRALGHALQIEVADSGITLQLQLGLVLADDLQGLDQVELLMTEQAQDALALSQHSRNLLLVERRISDDALVRQRARIRPIASPEGACCVERLMEPYPSMLERQLARMDEHRA; translated from the coding sequence GTGAACCGGCCCACGCCCGTCAAACCCGACAACTTCTTCCTGATGATCTACCGAGCCCTGAGCCAGCGCCGAATCCCCTTGGCCCTGCGTATCGCCAGCCACAATATTTTCCTGGTGGCCCTGGCCCTGGTGATCTATGCCTGCGTCATGGGCCTGCAGTTCAAGCAGGCCATGCATGAGCAGGCCGACGCCGTGGGCCAGAGCCTGACCACGCAGACAGCCACCTCGGCGACCGAACTGCTGGTGTCCAACGACATCCTCAGCCTCAACGTGCTGCTCGGCAACCTGGTGAAGAACCCGCTGGTGGCCCACGCCGCCATCTACAGCGTCGACAGCCGAATCCTCGCCGAGGCCGGCCAGCGCCCGCGCAACAGCCTGCTGGGCGAAGCCGAAGGCGTGTACCAGACCAAGATCACCTTCCAGGACGTGACCGCCGGCCAGCTGCGTATCAGCCTGGACATGAGCCAGTTCCAGCAGCCGATGCTGATCAGCCTGCAGAGCATGGGCATCCTTGCCGCCATCCTGCTGGCCCTGGCGCTGACCCTGAGCCTGCGCCTGGGTCGCTTCATCTCCACGCCGCTGCTGCAACTGCGCGTATGGCTGCGCGACCCGCACCCCTACACCCCGGCCATCGACCGCCAGGACGAAATCGGCGACCTTGCCCGCCAACTGCACGCGCGCCTGGCCCCGCCGCCGCCGCCGGAGCCCGAAATCGAGGACGAGGAGGACGACTTCGACGACCTGCCCGCGGCCAAACCGGCGCCGCGGGCGACGGCCGTGGCCCAGCCTCAGTCCCAGGCGCAGGAGGATGACGACGACGCCTTCGCCGACCTGATGGACGCGCAGAGCGAACCGGCCAAGCCGGCCGTGGTCGAGCCCGACGAGCCGCAGCACAGCGCCGTGCTGGCCGTGCAGCTAGGCTCCCAGGAGCAGCTGCGACGCCTGCCGCGCACGCGCCTGACCGAGCTGCTGGAGCGCTACCGCGACTGCCTGGACCAGGCCGCCTCGCTGTACGAAGGGGAAATCCACACCCTCAACGACGGCAGCACGCTGCTGTTGTTCCACAGCCGTGACAGCGGCGAAGACTACCTGACCAACGCCATCTGCTGCGGCGAACTGCTGCGCGCCCTGGGCCATGCCCTGCAGATCGAGGTGGCCGACAGCGGCATCACCCTGCAACTGCAGCTGGGCCTGGTGCTGGCCGACGACCTGCAGGGCCTGGACCAGGTCGAGCTGTTGATGACCGAGCAGGCTCAGGACGCCCTGGCCCTGTCGCAGCACAGCCGCAACCTGCTGCTGGTGGAGCGGCGCATCAGCGATGATGCCCTGGTACGCCAGCGCGCCCGCATCCGCCCGATCGCCAGCCCTGAGGGCGCCTGCTGCGTGGAACGCCTGATGGAGCCGTACCCGTCGATGCTCGAGCGCCAGCTGGCGCGGATGGACGAGCACCGCGCCTGA
- the parE gene encoding DNA topoisomerase IV subunit B, translating into MANPSASAYNADAIEVLSGLDPVRKRPGMYTDTSRPNHLAQEVIDNSVDEALAGHARSVQVILHADHSLEVSDDGRGMPVDIHPEEGVSGVELILTKLHAGGKFSNKNYQFSGGLHGVGISVVNALSSQVRVRVKRDGNEYQMTFADGFKASELEVVGSVGKRNTGTSVYFTPDPKYFDSPKFSISRLKHVLKAKAVLCPGLSISFEDKGTGEKVEWHYEDGLRSYLVDSVSEFLRLPDEPFCGSLAGNKEAVDWALLWLPEGGDSIQESYVNLIPTAQGGTHVNGLRQGLLDAMREFCEFRNLLPRGVKLAPEDVWERISFVLSMKMQEPQFSGQTKERLSSREAAAFVSGVVKDAFSLWLNAHPELGMQLAELAISNAGRRLKASKKVERKRITQGPALPGKLADCAGQDPMRAELFLVEGDSAGGSAKQARDKEYQAILPLRGKILNTWEVDGGEVLASQEVHNIAVAIGVDPGASDLSQLRYGKICILADADSDGLHIATLLCALFVQHFRPLVEAGHVYVAMPPLYRIDLGKEIYYALDDAERDGILDRLVAEKKRGKPQVTRFKGLGEMNPPQLRETTMDPNTRRLVQLTLDDLAGTTEIMDMLLAKKRAGDRKNWLETKGNLAEVLV; encoded by the coding sequence ATGGCCAATCCCAGCGCTAGCGCCTATAACGCAGACGCCATCGAAGTCCTCTCGGGCCTTGACCCGGTCCGCAAGCGGCCGGGCATGTACACCGACACCAGCCGGCCCAACCACCTGGCCCAGGAAGTCATCGACAACAGTGTCGACGAAGCCCTGGCAGGCCATGCCCGTTCGGTACAGGTCATCCTCCACGCCGACCACTCGCTGGAAGTCAGCGACGATGGCCGCGGCATGCCGGTGGACATCCACCCCGAAGAGGGCGTGTCCGGTGTCGAGCTGATCCTCACCAAGCTGCACGCCGGCGGCAAGTTCTCCAACAAGAACTACCAGTTCTCCGGTGGCCTGCACGGCGTCGGCATCTCGGTGGTCAACGCCCTGTCGAGCCAGGTGCGCGTGCGCGTCAAGCGCGATGGCAACGAGTACCAGATGACCTTCGCCGATGGCTTCAAGGCCAGCGAGCTGGAAGTGGTCGGCAGCGTCGGCAAGCGCAACACCGGCACCAGCGTGTACTTCACCCCCGATCCGAAGTACTTCGACTCGCCGAAGTTTTCCATCAGCCGTCTCAAGCATGTGCTCAAGGCCAAGGCCGTGCTGTGCCCGGGGCTGTCGATCAGCTTCGAGGACAAGGGCACCGGCGAGAAGGTCGAGTGGCACTACGAGGACGGCCTGCGTTCCTACCTGGTCGACTCGGTCAGCGAGTTCCTGCGCCTGCCTGACGAGCCGTTCTGCGGCAGCCTGGCGGGTAACAAGGAAGCCGTGGACTGGGCCCTGCTGTGGCTGCCCGAGGGCGGCGACAGCATTCAGGAAAGCTACGTCAACCTGATCCCCACCGCCCAGGGCGGTACCCACGTCAACGGCTTGCGCCAGGGCCTGTTGGATGCCATGCGCGAGTTCTGCGAATTCCGCAACCTGCTGCCGCGCGGGGTCAAGCTGGCCCCCGAGGACGTCTGGGAGCGCATCAGCTTCGTGCTGTCGATGAAGATGCAGGAGCCGCAGTTCTCTGGCCAGACCAAGGAGCGCCTGTCCTCCCGCGAGGCGGCGGCGTTCGTCTCCGGCGTGGTCAAGGACGCCTTCAGCCTGTGGCTCAACGCTCACCCCGAGCTGGGCATGCAACTGGCGGAGCTGGCCATCAGCAATGCTGGCCGCCGCCTGAAGGCGAGCAAGAAGGTCGAGCGCAAGCGCATCACCCAGGGCCCGGCGCTGCCGGGCAAGCTGGCCGACTGCGCCGGGCAGGACCCGATGCGCGCCGAACTGTTCCTGGTCGAGGGCGACTCGGCCGGTGGTTCGGCCAAGCAGGCGCGGGACAAGGAATACCAGGCGATCCTGCCGCTGCGCGGCAAGATCCTCAACACCTGGGAGGTCGATGGTGGCGAGGTCCTGGCCAGCCAGGAGGTGCACAACATCGCCGTGGCCATCGGCGTCGACCCGGGCGCCAGCGACCTCAGCCAGCTGCGCTACGGCAAGATCTGCATCCTCGCCGACGCCGACTCCGACGGCCTGCACATCGCCACCTTGCTGTGCGCGCTGTTCGTCCAGCACTTCCGCCCGCTGGTCGAGGCTGGGCACGTCTACGTGGCCATGCCGCCGCTGTACCGCATCGACCTGGGCAAGGAGATCTACTACGCCCTGGACGACGCCGAGCGTGACGGCATCCTCGACCGGCTGGTCGCCGAGAAGAAGCGCGGCAAGCCGCAGGTCACCCGCTTCAAGGGCCTGGGCGAGATGAACCCGCCGCAGCTGCGCGAAACCACCATGGATCCGAACACCCGGCGCCTGGTGCAGTTGACCCTGGACGACCTGGCGGGCACCACCGAGATCATGGACATGCTGCTGGCCAAGAAACGTGCGGGCGACCGCAAGAACTGGCTGGAGACCAAGGGCAACCTGGCCGAGGTCCTGGTTTGA
- the parC gene encoding DNA topoisomerase IV subunit A, with product MSDSLELSLEGVERRSLADFTEQAYLNYSMYVIMDRALPHIGDGLKPVQRRIVYAMSELGLDADSKHKKSARTVGDVLGKFHPHGDSACYEAMVLMAQPFSYRYTLVDGQGNWGAPDDPKSFAAMRYTEARLSRYSEVLLSELGQGTVDWVPNFDGTLQEPAVLPARLPNILLNGTTGIAVGMATDVPPHNLREVASACVRLLDEPKATLEQLCEHIQGPDYPTEAEIVTPRADILKMYESGKGSIRMRAVYRIEDGDIVVTALPHQVSGAKVLEQIAAQMQAKKLPMVADLRDESDHENPCRIVIIPRSNRVDAAELMQHLFATTDLESTYRVNVNIIGLDGRPQLKNLRQLLLEWLEYRVGTVRRRLQHRLDKVERRLHLLDGLLTAFLNLDEVIHIIRTEEHPKQALIARFDLTEIQADYILETRLRQLARLEEMKIRGEQDELLKEQKRLTTLLGSDAKLRKLVRSELLEDAETYGDERRSPIVERAEAKALSENELMPTEPVTVVLSEKGWVRCAKGHDIDATGLSYKAGDGFKAAAAGRSNQFAVLIDSTGRSYSLAAHSLPSARGQGEPLTGRLTPPPGATFECVLLPEDDALYVVGSDAGYGFVVKGEDLQAKNKAGKGLLSLPNGAKVMTPRPVSNREQDWLAAVTTEGRLLVFKVADLPQLGKGKGNKIIGVPGDRVASREEYVTDLAVISEGATLVLQAGKRTLSLKPDDLEHYKGERGRRGSKLPRGFQRVDALLVETPA from the coding sequence ATGAGCGACTCACTCGAACTCAGTCTCGAAGGCGTCGAACGCCGTTCCCTGGCTGACTTCACCGAACAGGCCTACCTCAACTACTCCATGTACGTGATCATGGACCGCGCCCTGCCGCACATCGGCGACGGCCTCAAGCCGGTGCAACGGCGCATCGTCTATGCCATGAGCGAGCTGGGGCTCGATGCCGACTCCAAGCACAAGAAGTCGGCGCGTACCGTCGGCGACGTGCTCGGCAAGTTCCACCCCCACGGCGACTCGGCGTGCTACGAGGCCATGGTGCTGATGGCCCAGCCGTTCAGCTATCGCTACACCCTGGTCGACGGCCAGGGCAACTGGGGGGCGCCGGACGATCCGAAGTCGTTCGCCGCCATGCGTTACACCGAGGCGCGCCTGTCGCGCTACTCCGAGGTGCTGCTCAGCGAGCTGGGCCAGGGCACCGTAGACTGGGTGCCGAACTTCGACGGTACCCTGCAGGAGCCGGCCGTGCTGCCGGCGCGCCTGCCCAACATCCTGCTCAACGGCACCACCGGCATCGCCGTGGGCATGGCCACCGACGTGCCGCCGCACAACCTGCGGGAGGTGGCCAGCGCCTGCGTGCGCCTGCTCGACGAGCCCAAGGCCACCCTCGAGCAGCTCTGTGAGCACATCCAGGGCCCGGACTACCCGACCGAAGCCGAGATCGTCACCCCGCGCGCCGACATCCTGAAGATGTACGAAAGCGGCAAGGGTTCGATCCGCATGCGCGCGGTGTACCGCATCGAGGATGGCGACATCGTCGTCACCGCGCTGCCGCACCAGGTCTCCGGGGCCAAGGTGCTGGAGCAGATCGCCGCGCAAATGCAGGCCAAGAAGCTGCCGATGGTGGCCGACCTGCGCGACGAGTCGGACCACGAGAACCCCTGCCGCATCGTCATCATCCCGCGCTCCAACCGGGTGGACGCCGCCGAGCTGATGCAGCACCTGTTCGCCACCACCGACCTGGAAAGCACCTACCGGGTCAACGTCAACATCATCGGCCTCGACGGCCGGCCGCAGCTGAAGAACCTGCGCCAGCTGCTGCTGGAGTGGCTGGAGTACCGGGTTGGCACCGTTCGTCGCCGCCTGCAGCACCGCCTGGACAAGGTCGAGCGGCGCCTGCACCTGTTGGATGGCTTGCTCACCGCGTTCCTCAACCTGGATGAAGTGATCCACATCATCCGCACCGAGGAGCACCCCAAGCAGGCGTTGATCGCCCGCTTCGACCTGACCGAGATCCAGGCCGACTACATCCTCGAGACGCGCCTGCGCCAGCTGGCCCGCCTGGAAGAGATGAAGATCCGTGGCGAGCAGGACGAACTGCTCAAGGAACAGAAGCGCCTGACCACCCTGCTGGGCAGCGACGCCAAGCTGCGCAAGCTGGTGCGCAGCGAGCTGCTCGAGGACGCCGAGACCTACGGCGACGAGCGCCGCTCGCCGATCGTCGAGCGTGCCGAGGCCAAGGCCCTGTCGGAAAACGAGCTGATGCCGACCGAGCCGGTCACCGTGGTGCTGTCGGAAAAAGGCTGGGTGCGCTGCGCCAAGGGCCACGATATCGACGCCACGGGGCTGTCGTACAAGGCGGGCGACGGCTTCAAGGCCGCCGCCGCCGGCCGCTCCAACCAGTTCGCGGTGCTGATCGACTCCACCGGGCGCAGCTACTCGCTGGCTGCCCATAGCCTGCCGTCGGCCCGTGGCCAGGGCGAGCCGCTGACCGGGCGCCTGACGCCGCCGCCGGGCGCCACCTTCGAGTGCGTGCTGCTGCCCGAGGACGATGCGCTGTACGTGGTGGGCTCCGATGCCGGTTACGGCTTCGTGGTCAAGGGCGAGGACCTGCAGGCCAAGAACAAGGCCGGCAAGGGCCTGCTCAGCCTGCCCAACGGCGCCAAGGTCATGACCCCGCGCCCGGTGAGCAACCGCGAGCAGGACTGGCTGGCCGCGGTGACCACCGAGGGCCGGCTGCTGGTGTTCAAGGTGGCCGACCTGCCGCAACTGGGCAAGGGCAAGGGCAACAAGATCATCGGCGTGCCGGGCGATCGGGTGGCCAGCCGCGAAGAGTATGTCACCGACCTGGCGGTGATCAGCGAGGGCGCGACCCTGGTGTTGCAGGCCGGCAAGCGTACGCTGTCGCTCAAGCCGGATGACCTGGAGCATTACAAGGGTGAGCGTGGGCGTCGTGGTAGCAAATTGCCACGTGGTTTCCAGCGCGTCGATGCCCTGCTGGTGGAAACCCCCGCTTGA